TTATGTGGACAAACTCTGGTTGGAATGGTGTGTGGTGCGCAAACGGAAATATCCGACCGTTCTGGAGGAATACAAAAAGCCCTCCCCATCTGCGGTTCACCCATATGTCTTTTTTGAACAGCTGACCGACAAGTTAGACGACCGGGCTATCGTGGTTGCTGGGAATGGGACGGCCTGTGTCGTACTATTCCAGGCTGGAGTCGTGAAGACTGGCCAACGCCAGTTCTGGAACTCAGGGTGTGCCGCAATGGGGTATGATTTGCCTGCCGCGATCGGTGCGTCACTTGCATCAGGCCATGAAGTGATCTGCCTCGCCGGCGATGGTAGCCTGCAGATGAACCTGCAGGAGTTGCAGACCATGAAGGAATACAGGCTTCCTATCAAGCTCTTCATCCTGAACAACGGTGGGTATCGGTCGATCGAGCAAACCCAGACTTCGTTCTTCCAGGCGGATTTCATCGGCTGCAATGAGAGTTCCGGGGTTTCTCTCCCGAATTGTGCAAAGCTTGCTGACCTGTATGGTTTCCCCTTCTTCCGGATCCAATCCACAGAAACCATGGATCAGGACTTGACGAACATCCTGAATTTCCCGGGGGCTGCATTGATCGAAATCGTTCTGAATCGGGAGTATATTTTCTCTCCCAAGGTGTCGTCGGAGAAACAAGCGGATGGCAAGCTTGTTTCCAAGCCCTTGGAAGATCTATTCCCTTTCCTCGACAGGGATGAATTCCGATCCAATATGATTGTCGATGATCTTGTTCAGGAAAAAGGATAGGATGACTTTCCCTTGTAAACTCATTGCCTTCGATCTTGACGGGACATTGTATCTTGGCGAACAGGCTGTTCCTGGGGCGATTGATCTTGTCCAGGATATCCGCCGGAGGGCGAGGGTGGTGTTCTTCACAAACAATTCGACGAAAACACCCCGACAGATATTCGAAAAACTATGCAGGCTACAGATAGAATGCGCTCCGGAGGAGATCTACACCTCCTCTTTTGCCACGATCAGCTATCTGCAGGAGCAAGCCCTAAATCGTATCTTTCTGGTCGGATCTTCTGATTTTCACGAAGAAATGACAAATTATGGCATTACGCTGGTGGACAATGAATCTGCGGAACACGTGGTCGTTGGACTTGACTCCGGCTTTACCTACCAGAAGATCGCCATTGCCTTGTCGATCATTCTTCGGGGGGGGCGATTCATCGCGTGTAACGAGGATGCATCGTTTCCCGTAGAAGGAAAGAAAGTAATGCCTGGTTGTGGCGCTATGGTCGGAGCGATTGCCGCGGCAGTTGGTAGAAGGCCGGATTTCATCGTTGGCAAACCTCA
This genomic stretch from Candidatus Ozemobacteraceae bacterium harbors:
- a CDS encoding HAD-IIA family hydrolase is translated as MILFRKKDRMTFPCKLIAFDLDGTLYLGEQAVPGAIDLVQDIRRRARVVFFTNNSTKTPRQIFEKLCRLQIECAPEEIYTSSFATISYLQEQALNRIFLVGSSDFHEEMTNYGITLVDNESAEHVVVGLDSGFTYQKIAIALSIILRGGRFIACNEDASFPVEGKKVMPGCGAMVGAIAAAVGRRPDFIVGKPHVYMLAKISREHGVQPDELMVVGDSLTSDMAMAREFRSPGVLIGGPLVIDPGIRQFKNLEEFQEYLRRNE